The following proteins are co-located in the Phragmites australis chromosome 10, lpPhrAust1.1, whole genome shotgun sequence genome:
- the LOC133930389 gene encoding protein-tyrosine-phosphatase IBR5-like has translation MPVGARPKPPIDPIYLNSIRKIFLALRKPASSHFVSSKRAPDSIARISSDSIGCGGGGGREMRKRERENPCGICGHYHKYEEGEVCGVCGHRPPVAAAAGPRQQGSAFPSEILKEFLFLGSYDNASRSELLKTIGVSHILNTVPLCQNLYRNSFTYHCLQDDKTLQFDDAIQFLEQCEREKARVLVHCMSGKSRSAAFVIAFLMKSRGWRLVQCFQWVKERRPQVQLSDAAQQQLMEYEKKLFGSNASMPIQSFAPTDSFPSVGFGFPKLAGDVQVPTFNQQSPASIFERVSPNNIPSNFTFGAERTNEVKLPDSNNFDVINSSGSDSMMDSS, from the exons ATGCCCGTGGGCGCCCGCCCCAAGCCCCCAATCGATCCGATCTATCTGAACTCCATTAGAAAAATCTTTCTAGCTCTCAGAAAACCCGCCTCTTCCCATTTCGTCTCCTCCAAGCGAGCGCCCGATTCGATCGCTCGCATCTCCTCTGACTCGATCGGctgcggcggtggaggagggagggagatgaGGAAGCGGGAGCGGGAGAACCCGTGCGGGATCTGCGGGCACTACCACAAGTACGAGGAGGGGGAGGTGTGCGGGGTGTGCGGCCACCGCCCgcccgtggcggcggcggcggggccgaGGCAGCAGGGCTCCGCGTTCCCGTCCGAGATCCTCAAGGAGTTCCTCTTCCTCGGCAGCTACGACAACGCCTCCCGCTCCGAGCTCCTCAAGACCATCGGCGTCTCCCACATCCTCAAT ACGGTACCTTTATGCCAAAATCTTTACCGGAATTCATTCACTTatcactgccttcaagatgacaaGACTCTGCAGTTTGATGATGCAATCCAGTTTCTAG AACAATGTGAAAGGGAGAAAGCGCGTGTCCTGGTTCATTGTATGTCAGGGAAAAGTAG GTCAGCAGCGTTTGTAATAGCCTTCTTGATGAAGTCCAGAGGGTGGAGACTGGTGCAGTGTTTTCAGTGGGTGAAAGAGCGGAGACCACAAGTGCAACTATCTGATG CTGCACAGCAGCAGCTGATGGAGTATGAAAAGAAGCTTTTTGGTTCCAATGCAAGCATGCCAATTCAATCTTTTGCTCCAACAGATTCGTTCCCTTCTGTTGGATTTGGTTTCCCAAAACTAGCAGGCGACGTCCAAGTGCCTACCTTCAACCAGCAGTCTCCGGCATCCATCTTTGAGCGTGTCAGCCCGAACAACATCCCTAGTAATTTCACATTCGGAGCTGAAAGAACTAATGAAGTGAAACTCCCAGATAGCaataattttgatgtgatcaactCATCTGGGAGCGATAGCATGATGGATAGCTCCTAA